A region from the Sutcliffiella horikoshii genome encodes:
- the yidC gene encoding membrane protein insertase YidC → MKKFWTVSLVIFLLALLTGCNMSEPITADSSGVWNHYFVYPLSLALTTVADWTGGSYGISIIVVTIAIRTLILPLALKQQKNMLAMQKLKPEMEALQKKYKDKKKPDDQKEMQKELMALYQTHKVNPAAGCFPMLIQMPVIMAFYYAIGRTTEIAEHSFFWVSLGQPDPYFILPVVAAITTFIQTRVTLTDDVQPQMKMVMNIIPVFILIAGLTLPSALALYWVIGNLFGIGQGLYLKKRMKTLKQMEETTVVPST, encoded by the coding sequence ATGAAGAAATTTTGGACAGTGAGTTTAGTAATATTTTTATTGGCGCTATTAACAGGTTGTAACATGAGTGAGCCCATTACGGCTGATAGTTCAGGAGTATGGAATCACTATTTTGTCTATCCTTTGTCTCTTGCATTGACGACGGTCGCAGATTGGACTGGAGGAAGCTACGGTATTTCCATCATTGTCGTGACAATTGCTATTCGTACACTTATTTTGCCACTAGCATTAAAGCAACAGAAAAACATGCTTGCCATGCAAAAGCTAAAGCCAGAAATGGAAGCATTGCAAAAGAAATATAAAGACAAGAAAAAACCAGATGACCAAAAAGAAATGCAAAAAGAATTAATGGCATTATACCAGACGCACAAAGTGAACCCTGCCGCGGGTTGTTTTCCAATGTTGATTCAGATGCCTGTGATCATGGCCTTCTATTATGCAATCGGCAGAACGACGGAAATAGCCGAGCACTCTTTCTTTTGGGTGAGTCTTGGCCAGCCTGATCCATACTTTATCCTCCCGGTTGTGGCAGCAATCACGACATTCATCCAGACAAGAGTCACTCTTACTGATGACGTACAGCCACAGATGAAGATGGTCATGAACATCATACCTGTGTTTATTTTGATCGCCGGATTGACGTTGCCTTCTGCGCTGGCACTTTATTGGGTGATAGGAAATTTATTCGGAATTGGACAAGGACTATATTTGAAAAAACGTATGAAAACGTTGAAACAGATGGAAGAAACAACAGTCGTTCCAAGCACATAA
- a CDS encoding MFS transporter, which translates to MERRKNHYFSATLLIVMGFLVVCNLYTLIPLYNPISLEWNISKQKVILASSFFSIFYAIGLLMFGPLSDRFGRKKIISYGFLFSALATILIAHSANISHLYVARSIQGFTLGCFAPVAFAYCFDHFSQSLRTFTISLINAGFLLSGIFGPMISEHIVTYFQWEDVFVFFSLVYFLLFVFARLILSSAHSLISTKDKPWKHFFTLLTDRDLRILYLIVFSLLLSFVTFYDSLFQFLSITFPDQSFMLVRSVGLVGTVSCLFSDILMRTVGSKRLLLICSLSISFSFFFMMIFYENLFVIGALSVIYVAAISFFLPAIITYIGILGSNHRGSAISLYSFTLLIGTAVSPIISHNFSFLTVLAFLGIWFLLNAILIWRIRRVA; encoded by the coding sequence ATGGAACGAAGAAAAAACCATTATTTTTCAGCAACATTATTAATCGTTATGGGTTTTTTAGTGGTCTGTAACCTATACACATTAATCCCACTTTATAATCCGATAAGCTTGGAGTGGAATATCTCCAAACAAAAAGTAATATTGGCCAGCAGTTTCTTTAGCATCTTCTATGCAATAGGACTCCTGATGTTCGGGCCGTTGTCCGATCGATTCGGCCGGAAGAAGATCATCAGCTACGGGTTTCTGTTTTCGGCATTAGCCACCATACTCATTGCGCACTCTGCAAATATTTCTCATTTGTACGTTGCCCGCTCCATTCAAGGGTTCACCCTTGGTTGCTTTGCGCCAGTCGCTTTTGCCTATTGCTTTGACCACTTTTCCCAATCCCTTCGAACTTTTACCATATCTCTTATTAATGCAGGTTTTCTGTTATCGGGCATTTTTGGCCCAATGATAAGCGAACATATAGTCACTTATTTTCAATGGGAAGATGTATTTGTTTTCTTTTCACTTGTTTACTTCCTGTTGTTCGTATTTGCACGTCTCATCTTAAGTTCAGCTCATTCATTGATAAGTACAAAGGACAAACCTTGGAAACATTTTTTCACGCTCTTGACGGACCGTGATTTACGAATTCTTTACCTTATTGTTTTTTCCTTGCTGCTCTCCTTTGTGACGTTTTACGATAGCCTGTTTCAATTCTTATCCATAACGTTTCCTGATCAATCTTTTATGTTGGTCCGTTCTGTCGGGCTCGTTGGTACTGTTTCATGTCTCTTTTCTGACATATTGATGCGGACCGTGGGATCCAAGCGTTTACTTCTTATTTGTTCGTTGAGCATTTCCTTTTCGTTCTTTTTTATGATGATTTTTTATGAAAATCTATTTGTGATAGGTGCTTTATCTGTGATCTATGTAGCTGCCATTTCCTTTTTCCTACCGGCAATCATCACATATATTGGGATATTAGGCAGCAATCACCGCGGAAGCGCCATCTCCTTGTATTCTTTCACTTTACTGATTGGCACTGCCGTCAGTCCTATCATAAGCCATAACTTTTCGTTTCTAACAGTCTTGGCTTTTTTAGGAATATGGTTTTTACTGAATGCTATTTTAATATGGAGGATCAGAAGAGTTGCGTAA
- the addB gene encoding helicase-exonuclease AddAB subunit AddB codes for MSIRFLIGRTGSGKTTWCNEQILHMLKEDPQGPPVVYLVPEQMTFQSEYWIVQSPDVKGMIRAQVFSFTRLAWRILQEVGGISRFHIDQTGIHMLLRKVIEEHKSKFHVFGKSAEQFGFIEQMESMITEFKRYCVTPELLHEEIVRIGEDASISEHEKMLAKKLTDILVVYRQLEATLEGKYLDGEDYLQLLTEKIPNSSYIQNADIFIDGFHSFTPQELEVLKELMKHANSVTVALTADKPYDEEAPYDLHLFRETGTTYQRLRDIALEEGCELEEPVLLKGTPRFQHADSLRHMEQYFDVRPTVVFPEKADVSILQAVNRRAEMEGIAREIVSLVRDKGNRYKDIAVIVRNAESYIDLVNTVFKDYDIPFFVDQKRTMLHHPLVELLRSSLEVISRNWRYESVFRCVKTDFFYSLDQDINEMREKTDKLENYCLSYGIQGHRWTATEPWKYRRFFSVDTEGPYVQTDEEIAYEKEINELRTMIVEPLHMLEKRWKKAKSIEGYCKALYEFMEDLKIPQKLEARMKKAEEEGNLSSAKENEQVWKAIIQMLDQMVELIGDHPISLSMFMKMVESGLESLRFSLVPPAIDQVIVANFDLSRLTDIKHSFVIGVNDGVIPAKIKDEGFISEEERELLSNYGMELAPTSLERLLDEHFLVYTSFLSPSHHLYISYALADEEGKTLLPSSYIKRIKEMFPSLQEKLLLNEPAELNSEEQLRYIHTPSTTLSNLAVQLQAWMKKYPVEPIWWDVYNTLLESEEWQDKTEQVLRSLFYKNEAKKLKQKVSRELYGNFMEASVSRMEKFSACAFSHFASHGLKLKERKIYRLEAPDIGQLFHAALKHISDKLRQSGNDWKNLTKQECEVLAKEAVHILAPKLQGEILLSSNRFHYIKRKLETIITRASQILSDHSKASKFTPVGLELGFGKQEELPPIQINLPNGVTMELVGRIDRVDKAEGSSGLLLRIIDYKSSNKALDLTEVYYGLALQMLTYLDIVISHSKGWLGSEATPAGVLYFHVHNPMIKTNGMKPEDIIEEEIFKSFKMKGLLLGDEESVKLMDQTLESGHSKIVSAALKKNGGFQANSSIASEEEFTQLRTYVRKTFEEIGMKISEGETSISPYKLKNQTPCTFCSYKSFCQFDTSLDENEYRVLPTIPKNEVISSMKTKIEGGEES; via the coding sequence GTGTCTATACGATTTTTAATAGGAAGAACAGGCAGCGGGAAAACAACCTGGTGCAACGAGCAAATTCTTCACATGCTTAAAGAAGACCCGCAAGGTCCGCCAGTTGTCTACCTTGTGCCAGAGCAGATGACTTTTCAATCAGAATACTGGATCGTTCAGTCGCCTGATGTAAAGGGTATGATACGGGCACAAGTATTCAGTTTTACTCGTCTTGCATGGAGAATTTTACAGGAAGTCGGCGGTATCAGCCGTTTTCATATCGATCAGACCGGAATTCATATGCTGCTTCGGAAGGTAATTGAGGAACACAAAAGTAAGTTTCATGTGTTTGGGAAGTCTGCCGAGCAGTTCGGATTCATTGAACAAATGGAAAGCATGATTACAGAGTTTAAACGTTATTGCGTCACACCAGAACTTTTACATGAAGAAATCGTACGGATTGGAGAGGATGCCTCCATTTCTGAGCACGAAAAAATGCTAGCTAAAAAGCTGACTGACATACTAGTTGTCTATCGTCAGTTAGAAGCAACGCTGGAAGGCAAATATTTGGACGGCGAAGATTACTTACAGCTATTGACGGAAAAAATACCAAATTCAAGCTATATTCAAAATGCAGATATTTTCATTGATGGTTTTCATAGCTTCACGCCTCAGGAATTGGAAGTCTTAAAGGAATTAATGAAACATGCAAACTCGGTCACGGTTGCCTTGACTGCGGATAAACCATATGACGAAGAAGCACCATATGATCTTCATCTGTTCAGGGAGACAGGAACGACTTATCAAAGACTGAGGGATATCGCACTCGAAGAAGGATGCGAACTAGAAGAGCCGGTGCTTTTAAAAGGCACGCCCCGCTTTCAACATGCTGATTCCTTGCGTCATATGGAACAGTATTTTGATGTTCGTCCAACGGTCGTCTTTCCGGAAAAGGCTGATGTGTCTATTTTACAAGCAGTCAATCGCAGAGCGGAAATGGAAGGCATTGCGAGGGAGATCGTCTCCCTTGTCAGGGATAAGGGGAATCGCTATAAAGATATAGCTGTCATCGTCAGAAATGCAGAATCTTATATTGATTTGGTTAATACAGTTTTCAAAGATTATGACATTCCCTTTTTCGTCGATCAAAAGCGGACAATGCTACATCATCCTTTGGTCGAGTTGCTTCGTTCCAGCCTTGAAGTGATTTCAAGAAACTGGCGCTATGAATCTGTTTTCCGTTGTGTAAAGACGGATTTCTTTTACTCGCTCGATCAAGATATAAATGAGATGCGCGAAAAAACGGACAAGCTGGAAAACTATTGCCTGTCCTATGGTATACAAGGCCATAGATGGACTGCGACTGAGCCATGGAAGTATCGTCGCTTTTTTAGTGTGGATACAGAAGGTCCATACGTACAAACAGATGAAGAAATTGCTTATGAAAAGGAAATCAATGAGTTAAGAACGATGATCGTGGAGCCGCTTCATATGCTTGAAAAACGCTGGAAAAAAGCAAAGTCAATCGAAGGCTATTGCAAGGCGCTTTATGAATTTATGGAAGATTTAAAGATTCCACAAAAACTGGAAGCAAGAATGAAAAAGGCGGAGGAAGAAGGCAATCTGTCTTCTGCAAAAGAAAACGAGCAAGTATGGAAAGCGATTATTCAAATGCTCGATCAGATGGTCGAACTGATAGGGGACCATCCAATTTCGTTATCCATGTTTATGAAAATGGTGGAAAGTGGATTGGAAAGCCTGCGATTCAGCTTAGTGCCACCGGCAATTGACCAGGTTATCGTTGCTAACTTTGATCTTTCGCGCTTGACAGATATAAAGCACAGTTTTGTGATTGGTGTAAATGATGGGGTGATCCCTGCCAAGATCAAGGACGAGGGGTTTATATCAGAAGAAGAAAGAGAGCTTCTGTCAAACTACGGAATGGAGCTTGCACCGACAAGTCTAGAACGACTGCTTGATGAACATTTCCTTGTTTATACGTCTTTTTTAAGCCCTTCCCATCACTTGTATATAAGCTATGCCCTGGCAGATGAAGAGGGAAAAACACTGTTGCCTTCTTCTTATATCAAGCGAATAAAGGAAATGTTTCCGTCGCTACAGGAGAAGTTGTTGCTCAATGAACCTGCAGAGCTTAATAGCGAAGAGCAGTTAAGGTATATCCATACTCCATCGACCACACTATCCAACTTGGCAGTTCAGCTTCAAGCGTGGATGAAGAAATATCCGGTCGAACCGATTTGGTGGGATGTATACAATACACTTTTAGAAAGTGAAGAATGGCAGGATAAAACCGAACAGGTCTTACGAAGCTTATTTTATAAAAATGAAGCAAAAAAATTGAAACAAAAGGTCAGCCGTGAGTTATACGGTAACTTCATGGAAGCAAGTGTGTCGAGAATGGAGAAATTCAGTGCATGTGCCTTTTCCCATTTCGCATCACATGGTTTAAAGCTGAAGGAAAGAAAAATCTACCGATTGGAAGCACCGGATATCGGTCAGCTTTTCCACGCTGCACTTAAGCATATCTCAGATAAGTTAAGGCAAAGCGGCAACGATTGGAAGAACCTAACGAAACAGGAATGTGAAGTGCTGGCAAAAGAAGCCGTGCATATTCTCGCACCAAAGCTGCAAGGGGAAATCCTGTTAAGCTCCAATCGCTTCCATTACATCAAACGGAAGTTGGAAACGATTATCACAAGAGCTTCGCAAATCTTAAGCGATCACTCTAAAGCGAGCAAATTCACCCCAGTTGGTTTGGAACTTGGCTTTGGAAAGCAAGAAGAGTTGCCTCCAATTCAGATCAACTTGCCAAATGGTGTGACAATGGAGCTTGTAGGGCGTATAGACCGGGTAGATAAAGCGGAAGGAAGCAGTGGATTATTGCTTCGTATCATAGATTATAAATCAAGCAACAAAGCGCTTGACCTGACAGAAGTATACTATGGCTTGGCATTACAGATGTTGACCTATCTTGATATTGTCATCTCGCATTCTAAAGGGTGGCTTGGAAGTGAAGCTACTCCTGCCGGTGTCTTGTATTTCCATGTTCATAATCCAATGATTAAAACAAACGGAATGAAACCGGAGGACATCATTGAAGAGGAGATCTTTAAGAGCTTCAAAATGAAGGGCCTGCTTTTAGGTGACGAAGAATCTGTGAAGCTGATGGATCAGACGCTGGAGAGTGGACATTCCAAAATCGTTTCGGCTGCACTGAAAAAGAATGGTGGATTTCAAGCGAACTCGTCGATTGCAAGTGAAGAAGAATTCACGCAGCTCAGAACGTATGTAAGAAAGACATTTGAAGAGATTGGTATGAAGATATCCGAAGGGGAAACAAGCATTTCTCCGTACAAACTGAAAAATCAAACACCATGTACGTTTTGTTCGTATAAATCGTTTTGTCAATTTGATACATCTCTTGATGAAAACGAATATAGAGTGTTGCCAACGATACCTAAAAATGAGGTCATTTCCTCAATGAAAACAAAGATAGAAGGGGGAGAGGAATCATGA
- the addA gene encoding helicase-exonuclease AddAB subunit AddA yields the protein MSMELLPKPTDAQWTDDQWKAIVASGRDILVAAAAGSGKTAVLVERMIHKIVEEHVDVDRLLVVTFTNASAAEMRHRIGEALEKQLEKKPASLHLRRQLSLLNRASISTIHSFCLEVVRKYYYLIDIDPSFRIADTTEIQLMQEEVLEGVFEEEYGKEDNDLFFELVDQYTNDRSDGALQSLVLDLHEFSRANPNPDKWLDEIVTFYQSTSKFSMDELPFISTLKREMKLQFLGAESLLEKAMKITLEPGGPAPRAENIEQDLAQLHRLQAALDTSWGDLYEAMQELDFSRAKTCRGDEYDKELIERWTKARNDAKALVQGIKDELFSRRPESFLKDLEELAPVMGTLVNLVKRYGVEFSLMKQDKGLVDFSDLEHLCLNVLTTFNEGKLERSEAALRYQSTFKEVMVDEYQDTNMVQEAILKLVTKESEESGNMFMVGDVKQSIYRFRLAEPFLFLSKYKRFDTEGRESGLRIDLNKNFRSRPEVLDATNFIFKQIMGETVGEIDYDDDAELKFGAAYYPEATDRESELLLIDRSGSVAGDEDELSESADNTTGFDKVELETAQVEAKMIAQKIKQLIQSGYEIYDKDRKAMRPVTYRDFVILMRSMPWAPQFMEEFKQEGLPLYANLSTGYFEATEVAILISLLKIIDNPYQDVPLASVLRSPIVGLDSNDLATIRIQQKRGSYYEALIAFMEKAPDSLEEQELAKRVRLFYQMLQSWRTAAREGALSELIWQIYQDTHFLDFVGGMPGGKQRQANLRALYDRARQYESTSFRGLFRFLRFIERMQERGEDLGAARALGEQEDVVRLMTIHSSKGLEFPIVFVAGLSRQFNMMDLNKSYLLDKELGFGSKYVNAKLRITYPTILQLALKRKAKAQLIAEEMRVLYVALTRAKEKLYLVGTVKDFEKSQLLWSEHVSHENWLLPDYVRAGAKSYMDWVGPSLVRHKDAEALRGDSPTGTNQEDIVNHPTSWKISVTNVEQLLQGIETEKEAENLLLDKVKHGEQVDIESPYKARVIEQLTWNYPYKEASIHRSKQSVSEIKRMREQQDPYADTTLVQTERRYFLDRPAFLQKKKLSPSEIGTAMHAVMQNLDLSAGTIDRDYVQAQVMEMVQKELITAEQANVIDFDAIVSFFTTPVGKRMQQAEHVHREVPFSFALQENEFFEQMDLKEETILVQGVIDCLLEDEEGLVLIDYKTDTITGRFANGFEEAEPVLRNRYKDQVALYARAVEEIWKKELKEKYLYFFDGNQLVKMD from the coding sequence ATGAGTATGGAACTTCTTCCAAAACCAACAGATGCCCAGTGGACTGATGATCAGTGGAAAGCAATTGTCGCTTCTGGTAGAGATATACTTGTTGCAGCAGCTGCTGGTTCAGGTAAAACCGCTGTTCTTGTTGAACGGATGATTCATAAGATCGTCGAGGAACATGTTGATGTGGACAGGCTGCTTGTCGTTACCTTTACCAATGCTTCAGCTGCAGAAATGCGCCATCGAATCGGTGAAGCGCTGGAAAAACAGTTAGAGAAAAAGCCGGCATCGCTTCATTTGCGCCGACAGCTAAGTTTATTGAACAGAGCATCCATATCTACGATTCACTCCTTTTGCCTTGAAGTGGTACGGAAATACTATTATTTGATCGATATTGACCCAAGTTTTCGTATTGCCGATACAACAGAGATTCAATTAATGCAGGAAGAAGTTCTTGAGGGCGTCTTTGAAGAAGAGTATGGGAAAGAGGACAACGATTTATTTTTTGAATTAGTGGATCAGTACACAAATGACCGTTCGGATGGAGCGTTGCAAAGCCTTGTTCTTGATCTTCATGAGTTTTCAAGAGCCAATCCTAACCCTGATAAATGGCTGGATGAGATTGTAACTTTTTATCAGTCCACCAGCAAATTTTCTATGGATGAATTGCCTTTCATCTCGACATTGAAGCGGGAAATGAAACTGCAATTTCTCGGGGCTGAAAGTTTGTTGGAAAAGGCAATGAAAATTACGCTCGAGCCAGGGGGACCTGCTCCTCGCGCTGAGAATATCGAGCAAGATTTGGCACAACTTCACAGATTGCAAGCTGCCCTCGATACATCTTGGGGAGATTTGTATGAAGCAATGCAGGAACTCGATTTCTCCAGAGCCAAAACATGCCGCGGCGATGAATATGATAAAGAACTGATAGAAAGATGGACAAAGGCCCGTAATGACGCCAAAGCACTTGTACAAGGGATCAAAGATGAATTGTTTTCCAGACGTCCGGAGTCCTTCTTAAAAGATCTCGAAGAATTAGCACCTGTGATGGGTACCCTTGTCAATCTTGTAAAGCGGTATGGCGTGGAGTTCAGCTTGATGAAGCAAGATAAAGGGCTGGTGGATTTTTCTGACTTAGAGCATCTTTGTTTAAATGTGCTGACCACCTTTAACGAAGGGAAATTAGAGCGTTCCGAAGCTGCCCTCCGCTATCAGTCCACTTTTAAAGAAGTGATGGTGGATGAGTATCAGGATACAAATATGGTCCAGGAAGCTATCCTGAAGCTAGTTACGAAGGAAAGCGAAGAATCCGGAAATATGTTTATGGTAGGGGACGTGAAGCAATCGATCTACAGATTCCGATTAGCGGAACCATTTCTGTTTTTAAGCAAATACAAACGGTTCGATACGGAAGGAAGAGAGTCTGGCCTTCGTATTGATTTGAATAAAAATTTCCGGTCGCGTCCAGAAGTCCTTGATGCCACCAACTTTATCTTTAAACAGATCATGGGAGAAACAGTTGGGGAAATCGATTATGACGATGATGCGGAGTTAAAGTTCGGCGCAGCCTATTATCCGGAAGCAACAGATCGTGAATCGGAACTATTATTAATAGATCGAAGCGGTTCGGTTGCAGGGGATGAGGACGAACTATCGGAGTCTGCAGATAACACGACTGGATTCGATAAAGTGGAGCTGGAGACGGCTCAAGTCGAAGCGAAGATGATCGCTCAGAAAATAAAGCAGCTCATTCAGTCCGGCTATGAGATATATGATAAGGACAGAAAAGCGATGCGTCCTGTCACCTACAGGGATTTTGTCATCCTGATGCGCTCGATGCCATGGGCTCCACAATTTATGGAGGAGTTTAAGCAAGAGGGACTGCCTTTATATGCAAACTTGAGCACAGGATATTTTGAGGCAACAGAAGTCGCCATCCTTATATCGCTATTGAAAATCATCGATAATCCATATCAAGATGTTCCATTGGCTTCTGTGTTAAGGTCACCGATTGTCGGCCTTGATTCCAATGACTTGGCGACCATCCGCATTCAGCAAAAAAGGGGCTCGTATTATGAAGCGTTGATCGCATTTATGGAAAAGGCACCAGATTCTTTGGAAGAGCAAGAATTAGCGAAAAGAGTTCGGTTATTCTATCAGATGCTTCAATCATGGCGGACAGCTGCGCGTGAAGGTGCATTGTCCGAGTTAATCTGGCAGATCTATCAGGATACCCATTTCCTTGATTTTGTCGGAGGGATGCCGGGCGGAAAGCAGCGTCAGGCGAATTTGCGGGCACTGTATGACCGGGCAAGACAATATGAATCCACCTCATTCCGCGGCTTGTTCCGTTTCTTGCGTTTTATTGAAAGAATGCAAGAGAGGGGAGAAGACCTTGGTGCTGCAAGAGCACTTGGGGAGCAAGAGGATGTTGTCAGGCTGATGACGATTCACTCCAGTAAAGGACTTGAGTTTCCCATCGTCTTTGTTGCAGGACTATCCAGACAGTTCAATATGATGGACCTAAACAAAAGTTATTTGCTGGATAAAGAGCTTGGATTTGGTTCTAAATATGTAAATGCAAAACTGCGAATTACCTATCCTACGATCTTGCAGCTGGCATTGAAGCGAAAAGCGAAGGCACAGTTGATAGCAGAAGAAATGCGTGTGTTATACGTAGCTCTCACCAGAGCAAAAGAAAAATTATATCTGGTCGGAACGGTAAAGGATTTTGAAAAATCTCAATTGCTGTGGAGTGAACACGTCTCACATGAAAACTGGCTGTTACCAGACTATGTGAGAGCAGGCGCGAAATCGTATATGGACTGGGTTGGTCCATCACTTGTGCGCCATAAGGATGCTGAAGCGTTGAGAGGAGATAGTCCGACTGGGACAAACCAAGAGGACATCGTCAATCATCCGACTTCATGGAAGATATCCGTCACTAATGTGGAACAATTGCTGCAAGGAATAGAAACTGAAAAAGAAGCAGAAAACCTTCTCCTGGATAAGGTGAAACATGGCGAACAGGTCGACATCGAAAGTCCTTACAAAGCGAGAGTGATAGAACAGCTTACTTGGAACTATCCATATAAAGAAGCCAGTATCCATCGCTCTAAGCAATCCGTTTCAGAGATAAAAAGAATGAGAGAACAGCAGGATCCATACGCAGATACCACGCTTGTTCAAACAGAAAGAAGGTATTTCCTTGATCGCCCGGCCTTCTTGCAGAAGAAAAAACTGTCACCATCAGAAATTGGGACGGCGATGCACGCTGTGATGCAGAATTTAGATCTTTCCGCCGGAACCATCGATAGAGATTATGTACAGGCGCAAGTTATGGAGATGGTTCAAAAAGAACTAATAACAGCTGAACAGGCAAATGTCATCGACTTTGACGCAATCGTATCCTTCTTTACCACTCCTGTCGGGAAGCGGATGCAACAGGCGGAACATGTTCACAGGGAGGTTCCATTCAGTTTTGCATTGCAGGAAAATGAATTTTTCGAGCAAATGGATTTAAAAGAAGAGACCATTTTGGTGCAAGGTGTTATTGATTGCCTTTTAGAAGATGAAGAGGGGCTAGTATTGATTGACTACAAAACGGATACCATCACAGGTCGATTCGCTAACGGGTTTGAAGAGGCGGAACCTGTGCTTCGTAACCGTTATAAAGATCAAGTGGCTCTATATGCAAGGGCTGTTGAAGAAATTTGGAAGAAAGAATTAAAGGAGAAATATTTATATTTCTTTGATGGAAATCAATTGGTGAAGATGGATTAA
- the sbcD gene encoding exonuclease subunit SbcD: MRILHTADWHLGKTLEGRSRLPEQAQFLEELLQIVEEEKVDVVLMAGDVYDTVNPPAQAEVLFYESLQQLSNNGKRPVAVIAGNHDNPDRLSASRPLASSQNISLLGYPTMDVQSIYVPTTEETLKLASLPYPSESRLNEVLSEEFEEKVIRDHYNARIRQFFDKMCEQFTESSVNIAMSHLFVAGGNSTDSERPIEVGGAFTVAAESLPEQAQYVALGHLHRPQTIKRAKTAARYSGSPLAYSFSEAGYTKSVTIIDAKPGKEVETKEIYLSSGKPLVKWKATEGVQQVYSWLEEKKDSNAWVDLEIHVTNALSMEEIHRIRKHHDGILHIRPIFPEMVEERKAVKMDSVPIEELFVRFYEKQSGGAKPEEELVRLFLSLLQDDTLKEEQV, encoded by the coding sequence ATGCGCATACTTCATACTGCCGACTGGCATTTGGGCAAAACCTTAGAAGGAAGAAGTCGTTTGCCAGAGCAGGCACAATTTTTAGAAGAACTTCTGCAAATCGTAGAAGAAGAAAAAGTGGATGTGGTACTGATGGCGGGAGATGTCTATGATACTGTCAATCCCCCGGCACAGGCAGAAGTGCTTTTCTATGAGTCGCTACAACAGCTATCAAACAATGGGAAAAGGCCGGTTGCCGTTATTGCAGGGAACCATGATAATCCAGACCGTCTTTCTGCATCCAGACCTCTTGCAAGCTCACAGAATATCTCCTTGCTAGGATACCCCACAATGGACGTTCAGAGCATCTATGTCCCCACAACGGAAGAAACTTTGAAGCTAGCTTCTTTACCCTACCCTTCAGAGTCCAGGTTAAACGAAGTGCTTTCCGAAGAGTTTGAAGAAAAAGTGATCAGGGATCATTATAATGCAAGAATTCGCCAGTTTTTTGATAAGATGTGTGAACAATTTACCGAGTCCTCTGTGAATATCGCAATGAGCCATCTTTTTGTTGCCGGTGGAAATTCCACGGATTCGGAACGCCCAATCGAAGTAGGCGGAGCATTTACGGTGGCAGCAGAAAGTTTGCCAGAGCAAGCTCAATATGTTGCCTTAGGTCATTTACATCGCCCTCAAACCATCAAACGTGCCAAAACGGCTGCCAGATACTCAGGCTCACCGCTTGCTTATAGCTTTTCAGAAGCTGGATATACGAAAAGTGTAACCATTATTGATGCTAAGCCTGGTAAAGAAGTAGAAACGAAAGAAATCTACCTTTCTAGTGGAAAGCCTCTTGTAAAATGGAAGGCAACAGAAGGAGTCCAACAAGTTTATAGTTGGCTAGAAGAAAAGAAAGACAGCAATGCATGGGTAGATCTTGAAATACATGTCACCAATGCTTTATCCATGGAAGAGATCCACCGCATCCGAAAACATCACGATGGCATCCTCCATATCCGTCCTATTTTTCCGGAAATGGTCGAGGAGAGAAAAGCGGTAAAGATGGACAGTGTTCCAATTGAGGAACTGTTTGTGAGGTTTTATGAAAAACAGTCAGGAGGCGCAAAACCTGAGGAAGAACTAGTCCGATTATTTCTCTCCTTATTGCAGGATGACACGTTGAAGGAGGAGCAAGTATGA